Proteins encoded together in one Planctopirus ephydatiae window:
- a CDS encoding outer membrane protein assembly factor BamB family protein has translation MKREQHALARLPRNDPGAQPRWTLPKWVRTLISAVMLAAGLWWVSGFAGNAIDRPVMAQVVPPNRVVPNPGPVNGPLPVNGRVILAPQFNPTPMNGIDPALGSQTIPPRRELANALEEADINLMTEDYVPALGRLGYILRQDEDYFLDREGLRSMHEEAIQRLLLLPEEGRKQLELQLGSAGRPLVNEALRASDVLSLMKLAREYAGTAAGEDAALWLSGRAIDLGRPWEASRWLALLPKGERGKRLEPRLSRYREVISAMSPAGAGELAKVARILSEAGTLPADWPMVRGIASRTGLSLPATLAGAPAWTTSYQLSTSLRSQASMMKSTEIQWQSLIDQIDNGLREEQKLRIPAAQPLVSGNHLVVRLPDALAAFDISTGSLKWISADMDAGLLTALRSLGESPRSEDAAAVQLGLMGQVTKFLQQRMYRDATWGSMSTDGRNVYSTVGLPIPPNPFANGQIVRNLFSEPKTNLLRVHELATGRLIAELGGSRRIPQGEEAQFREAEGNQDPLADGFFLGPPLPLGGSLYALHEAAGEIRLVVLEQVRDIEADAADAAVAREPRVSAGEFVIRWIQPLVTAETDLSGGAIRSIAGLTPSALQGLLVCPTGAGRVVAVDPLRRQLVWTYSFAVTTPSLQADQRGLFAAQVMGQPPGGNADEESSRWLDSLPLVHGQRVILTPRESNELHCVNLASGQLLWKRPREDGLYAAGVVRDHLVLVSRSGVQALSLENGEALWGSATVISTPVGVPVLAGEVLYVPQDDQEIVAIDAVTGRHLARATIEPQSAMGNLVAAGDRLVMQGMDGVTVFQSVHRVEQRVKELLAQEETRPAGLGLRGAMLLFRGATDAGFEDLRAAAAKSDDPRNRQLLIDVILDGLQSDFEKYRTAGDRLDQYQLSARQQGIYLHRLSNGFAARHEHEAALAAILRLWRAQGREEPEAMLVNGDWSCRLDHFLSDRLAMTFSRLRGKARERGLEQMNRQVAEDVKLAESLPLEDRAERLLILARVFGMTSPEMVEAMGELIKSPIFLDDPVVSEQWLSSIVMTEGHPLRGLAAARWMELLTRQGKADWAVKLFPLLGQIEGSREEFSGAESLVALHADGRFLRAESEIPYWNGVITDTRRKPAPPGLIRRMPIEQMGGRSLLTDDWNFEMDASVLHIVAVDPLGNFRWQVPTSYLERDGTAMNHLQFGGNMRWHQVFSSGSLLVFPLGGHFTVVDPLSDPAGPRILWQRKLLPNGSTATASRAMTSQIMKYPNGRRFPLVVDQMGMSSGQLHGVAGDLVIYQIGTRLFAASITTGEIVWSRQNLPRMVEVTIDEKAVTLYEHPTGNTSVYGLRSGDLLTEVAGPIATDRLWQRGSEVVSLVRTEANLLLSYHNWLQPELNWTETLPMTTSVAIVEPASRSDLDLRHGPDAPENRYPQIATLDVGGQLRVIERVSKKQIITSKIDEGLSSGPLIVRRKSDQYLVVASQEVDPSDGLRVIGAELTAIPVDGMFYGIDANTGGVEWMVSVPQTAIDPHQLGELPISVFWARVTQPPRTVDGRVFLKSELRVSVVDHRTGQLVYGTVEPQTTGGYVIQQRPDDRRLVVHLFAWMLEMDFAPIEHGKQPGERKLPEIIPGELVPGQIVPGQTVPGKGSATPSSGRGR, from the coding sequence ATGAAGCGAGAGCAGCACGCACTGGCCAGATTGCCCCGCAATGACCCGGGGGCGCAGCCCAGGTGGACACTGCCGAAGTGGGTACGCACTTTGATTTCTGCCGTGATGCTGGCGGCCGGTCTTTGGTGGGTGAGTGGTTTTGCGGGAAATGCGATTGATCGCCCTGTGATGGCTCAGGTTGTGCCGCCGAATCGAGTCGTGCCGAATCCGGGCCCTGTCAATGGCCCTCTTCCGGTGAATGGTCGGGTAATCCTGGCTCCGCAATTCAATCCAACGCCCATGAATGGGATTGATCCTGCACTGGGATCACAAACGATTCCACCGCGGCGCGAATTGGCGAACGCTCTCGAAGAAGCCGATATCAATCTGATGACCGAAGACTATGTACCGGCGCTCGGTCGGCTGGGATACATATTGCGGCAGGATGAGGATTATTTTCTGGATCGTGAGGGATTGCGATCGATGCATGAAGAGGCGATTCAGCGTCTTTTGTTGTTGCCTGAAGAAGGCCGCAAGCAACTGGAGTTGCAGCTGGGTTCCGCAGGCCGCCCGTTGGTGAATGAGGCCTTGCGGGCCAGTGATGTGCTCTCTTTGATGAAGCTGGCGCGTGAATATGCAGGGACTGCGGCTGGTGAAGATGCGGCTTTATGGCTGAGTGGGCGCGCGATTGATTTGGGAAGGCCCTGGGAAGCTTCCCGCTGGCTGGCACTCTTACCCAAAGGAGAGCGCGGCAAGCGGTTGGAGCCCAGGCTATCGCGCTATCGCGAAGTGATCTCGGCGATGAGCCCTGCGGGTGCGGGCGAACTGGCGAAAGTGGCTCGTATTCTGAGTGAAGCGGGGACTCTGCCAGCCGACTGGCCCATGGTGCGGGGGATCGCGTCGCGAACGGGGCTTTCATTGCCCGCGACTTTGGCCGGTGCACCGGCGTGGACCACTTCGTATCAGCTTTCGACCTCGCTACGGTCTCAGGCATCGATGATGAAGTCGACCGAGATTCAATGGCAATCGTTGATCGACCAGATTGATAATGGTTTGCGAGAGGAGCAGAAACTTAGAATACCCGCCGCACAGCCGCTCGTTTCCGGGAATCATCTGGTGGTGCGTTTGCCTGATGCACTGGCTGCTTTTGACATTTCCACCGGTAGTCTGAAGTGGATCTCTGCCGATATGGATGCCGGGCTGCTGACAGCCTTGCGGAGTCTGGGGGAATCTCCGCGTAGTGAGGATGCCGCTGCAGTGCAGTTGGGGCTGATGGGTCAGGTCACGAAATTTTTGCAGCAACGGATGTACCGCGATGCGACGTGGGGTTCGATGTCGACGGATGGTCGAAATGTTTATTCGACCGTCGGGTTGCCCATCCCACCGAACCCGTTTGCGAATGGGCAGATTGTCAGAAATCTGTTCTCAGAGCCTAAGACGAATCTGTTGCGTGTGCATGAACTGGCGACGGGCCGGCTGATTGCCGAACTGGGAGGGAGTCGCCGCATTCCGCAGGGGGAGGAGGCTCAATTTCGAGAAGCTGAGGGAAATCAGGATCCTTTAGCGGATGGTTTTTTTCTGGGGCCGCCACTTCCTCTGGGAGGGTCGTTGTATGCGCTTCACGAGGCGGCGGGTGAGATTCGGCTGGTCGTGTTGGAACAAGTTCGTGATATCGAAGCGGACGCAGCGGATGCAGCAGTTGCTCGTGAGCCTCGAGTAAGTGCTGGTGAGTTCGTGATTCGCTGGATCCAGCCACTGGTGACGGCTGAAACCGATCTTTCTGGTGGAGCAATTCGCAGTATTGCCGGTTTGACGCCTTCGGCTCTGCAGGGATTGCTGGTCTGCCCGACAGGTGCGGGCCGGGTGGTGGCCGTCGATCCTTTGCGGCGGCAACTCGTCTGGACTTACAGCTTTGCAGTGACCACACCCAGTTTGCAGGCTGATCAGCGAGGTCTGTTCGCGGCTCAGGTGATGGGGCAGCCGCCGGGAGGGAATGCTGATGAAGAATCGAGCCGCTGGCTGGATAGCCTGCCTCTGGTGCATGGCCAGCGAGTAATTCTGACACCTCGCGAATCGAACGAATTGCACTGTGTGAACCTGGCCAGCGGTCAGCTCCTGTGGAAAAGACCGCGAGAAGACGGGTTGTATGCCGCTGGCGTGGTGCGTGATCACCTGGTGCTGGTCAGTCGTTCCGGAGTGCAGGCATTATCACTTGAAAATGGTGAAGCTTTGTGGGGTTCTGCCACCGTGATTTCGACTCCTGTGGGCGTACCTGTGCTGGCAGGTGAAGTGCTTTATGTGCCGCAGGATGATCAGGAGATTGTGGCAATTGATGCTGTCACTGGGAGGCATCTGGCACGGGCGACCATCGAACCTCAATCCGCGATGGGAAATCTGGTTGCGGCTGGTGACCGGTTGGTGATGCAGGGGATGGATGGTGTGACGGTCTTTCAGTCGGTGCATCGTGTCGAACAGCGAGTCAAGGAACTACTCGCCCAGGAAGAGACCAGGCCGGCGGGTCTGGGACTGCGAGGAGCGATGCTGCTCTTCCGTGGGGCGACAGATGCCGGTTTTGAAGATCTGCGGGCGGCAGCTGCGAAAAGTGATGACCCACGCAATCGGCAACTGCTCATTGATGTGATTCTTGATGGCCTGCAATCCGATTTTGAAAAGTATCGTACTGCGGGTGATCGACTGGATCAGTATCAACTTTCGGCTAGACAACAGGGGATTTACCTCCATCGACTGTCAAATGGTTTTGCAGCCCGCCATGAGCATGAAGCGGCACTGGCTGCCATTTTGAGATTGTGGCGAGCTCAGGGACGAGAAGAGCCTGAGGCGATGCTTGTGAATGGTGACTGGTCGTGTCGGCTCGATCACTTTTTGTCTGACAGGTTAGCCATGACATTTTCTCGTTTGCGGGGAAAAGCACGCGAGCGGGGACTTGAGCAGATGAATCGTCAGGTGGCTGAAGATGTCAAGCTGGCGGAAAGTTTGCCGCTGGAAGATCGCGCTGAGCGTTTGCTGATTCTGGCGCGAGTGTTTGGCATGACTTCGCCCGAGATGGTTGAGGCCATGGGTGAACTCATCAAGTCGCCCATTTTTCTGGACGATCCCGTCGTTTCCGAGCAATGGCTGAGTTCGATTGTTATGACCGAAGGACATCCACTGCGCGGATTGGCGGCAGCCCGTTGGATGGAACTGCTCACCCGGCAAGGGAAGGCTGACTGGGCCGTCAAGCTCTTTCCTCTTCTGGGACAGATTGAAGGCTCCCGGGAGGAGTTTTCGGGAGCAGAGTCGCTGGTGGCTTTGCACGCAGATGGTCGGTTTTTGCGAGCTGAAAGTGAGATTCCCTACTGGAACGGAGTGATTACCGACACGCGGAGAAAGCCTGCACCGCCGGGATTGATTCGTCGCATGCCGATTGAGCAGATGGGTGGTCGCTCGCTGCTGACTGACGACTGGAATTTTGAAATGGATGCCAGTGTGCTGCACATTGTGGCGGTGGATCCACTGGGGAATTTCCGCTGGCAGGTTCCTACGTCGTATCTGGAACGAGATGGGACGGCGATGAATCATCTGCAGTTCGGCGGGAATATGCGTTGGCATCAGGTGTTTTCATCGGGCAGCCTGCTGGTCTTTCCTTTGGGAGGACACTTTACCGTTGTTGATCCGCTTTCTGATCCCGCCGGGCCACGCATCCTGTGGCAACGAAAACTGCTTCCGAACGGTTCCACTGCCACGGCCAGTCGAGCGATGACGTCGCAGATCATGAAGTATCCCAATGGACGGCGGTTTCCTTTAGTGGTGGATCAGATGGGCATGTCGTCGGGCCAGTTGCATGGCGTGGCGGGTGATCTCGTGATTTACCAGATTGGGACGAGGTTATTTGCGGCAAGTATTACCACGGGAGAAATCGTCTGGAGCCGCCAGAATCTGCCCCGCATGGTCGAGGTGACGATCGATGAGAAGGCGGTGACGTTGTATGAACATCCGACAGGCAATACATCGGTGTATGGCCTCCGGAGTGGCGATCTCCTGACGGAAGTGGCTGGGCCGATCGCCACAGATCGACTATGGCAGAGAGGGAGTGAAGTCGTCAGCCTGGTGAGGACGGAGGCAAACCTGCTGCTGAGTTATCACAACTGGCTGCAGCCCGAGTTGAACTGGACAGAGACCTTGCCGATGACAACCAGTGTGGCGATCGTCGAACCGGCGAGCCGGAGCGATCTGGATCTTCGGCATGGGCCGGATGCTCCCGAGAATCGATATCCGCAGATTGCGACGCTTGATGTGGGTGGTCAACTACGGGTGATCGAGCGCGTGTCGAAAAAACAGATCATTACCTCGAAAATTGATGAAGGATTATCCAGCGGGCCACTGATTGTCAGGCGTAAATCCGATCAGTATCTGGTGGTGGCCAGTCAGGAAGTGGATCCTTCGGATGGCTTGCGCGTTATAGGGGCCGAACTGACAGCCATCCCGGTGGACGGAATGTTTTATGGGATTGATGCGAACACCGGGGGAGTCGAGTGGATGGTTTCGGTGCCGCAGACAGCCATTGATCCCCATCAATTGGGAGAGTTGCCAATCAGTGTCTTCTGGGCACGGGTGACACAACCGCCCCGGACAGTGGATGGGCGGGTTTTTCTCAAGAGTGAATTGCGTGTCAGTGTGGTGGATCATCGGACGGGTCAGCTGGTGTATGGGACTGTCGAACCTCAAACCACGGGTGGTTATGTGATTCAGCAGCGACCTGACGATCGCCGTCTGGTGGTGCATCTGTTCGCATGGATGCTCGAAATGGATTTTGCGCCGATAGAACATGGCAAACAGCCGGGCGAGAGAAAACTTCCTGAGATTATCCCGGGAGAACTTGTGCCTGGACAAATAGTGCCAGGACAAACAGTGCCTGGGAAAGGATCGGCCACGCCCTCGTCAGGGCGAGGTCGATAA
- a CDS encoding cyanophycinase, whose translation MPELTSSDVANLQSFPSGAEGNQRAQLQKHKHLTPSFPLFLASLVFVGSLLASGLCIDAAPPLHIDLATEVEPPVSATLPLPAAPLEMATWAPEPIEGSLVIAGGGVLPPAIFEKFMELAGDSAARLVIIPTASIYAGTPEIEPKVDPWRHRNAASVHVLHTRSREEANTDEFSRILDQATGVWFMGGNQNWITSVYAETRTEERLSALLQRGGVIGGTSAGAAIMSQVMITGGKYYPQLGEGLGFLQGVVVDQHFLKRQRETRLKSALTLRPGHVGVGIDEGTALVVQGRRFDVVGESEVVVYLPENSRKPLKETRISHGRSTDFVTLCRAAIERAAEDDKQTLEVRQPSIARTQVPQGTLVIVGGGATPAAAIERFIEAAGGPEAPMVVVSNALGDEAPPASQVVNWLTKAGARNVSQLHTSSRAEAHDPEKAKLLESARGIWFTGGRQWRLVDRYLDTPMLSHFQNVLKRGGVIGGTSAGASIQGSYLVRGNPEGNREISAEGYERGFGFLPGVAIDQHFSERQRLADLVSLKTRYPELVAMGIDESTAVIVKGTQLEVIGKQTVTILDRTEFDRTGPHDPSGSERKLEPAVVRSGEAYDFVSQKRIAIADKSAQIDSPAVTINSSSINVTENKSSEAVDLEKDLALPATGDSPPALKRPAMRTSAGQ comes from the coding sequence TTGCCTGAATTGACCTCTAGCGATGTCGCCAATTTACAGAGTTTCCCCTCGGGAGCTGAGGGGAACCAAAGAGCACAACTTCAGAAGCATAAACACCTTACACCCTCTTTCCCTCTGTTTCTGGCAAGTCTCGTTTTTGTAGGATCGCTTCTGGCCTCGGGATTGTGCATTGACGCAGCCCCTCCTCTTCACATCGATCTCGCCACCGAGGTCGAGCCACCCGTTTCGGCAACGTTGCCACTTCCTGCAGCACCACTCGAAATGGCCACGTGGGCACCAGAACCGATTGAAGGCTCTCTGGTGATCGCCGGTGGTGGTGTGCTCCCTCCTGCCATTTTCGAAAAGTTTATGGAACTGGCGGGTGATTCAGCGGCGCGGCTGGTCATCATTCCCACTGCGAGCATTTACGCGGGAACTCCCGAAATCGAACCCAAAGTCGACCCCTGGCGGCACCGAAATGCTGCCAGTGTCCACGTCCTGCATACCCGCTCGCGTGAAGAAGCCAACACCGATGAGTTCTCCCGAATTCTGGATCAGGCCACGGGTGTCTGGTTCATGGGTGGCAATCAGAACTGGATTACCAGCGTCTACGCCGAAACCCGTACGGAAGAACGCCTGAGTGCTTTGCTTCAGCGGGGCGGTGTCATCGGTGGTACATCCGCCGGTGCGGCCATCATGTCACAAGTCATGATTACTGGCGGGAAATACTACCCCCAACTGGGTGAAGGGCTCGGCTTCCTCCAAGGTGTGGTCGTCGATCAGCACTTCCTGAAGAGACAACGTGAGACGCGTCTGAAGTCGGCCCTCACACTTCGCCCCGGCCATGTTGGCGTAGGTATTGACGAAGGGACAGCCCTCGTTGTTCAAGGCCGCCGGTTTGATGTCGTGGGTGAATCTGAGGTCGTCGTTTATCTCCCGGAAAATTCCCGAAAACCACTCAAAGAAACCCGCATTTCGCATGGACGCTCGACAGATTTTGTAACCTTGTGCCGTGCAGCTATTGAGCGCGCTGCTGAAGATGATAAGCAGACATTGGAAGTACGCCAGCCGTCGATTGCCAGAACACAGGTTCCCCAGGGGACATTGGTCATTGTCGGTGGCGGAGCAACTCCAGCGGCTGCCATCGAGCGATTCATCGAAGCCGCCGGTGGCCCGGAAGCCCCGATGGTGGTCGTGAGTAATGCCCTGGGTGACGAAGCCCCGCCTGCCTCACAAGTCGTCAACTGGTTAACAAAGGCCGGTGCCCGTAATGTGAGCCAGTTGCACACGTCCTCCCGAGCCGAAGCTCACGATCCCGAGAAGGCCAAACTACTCGAATCAGCCAGAGGAATCTGGTTTACAGGCGGTCGCCAATGGCGGCTGGTTGACCGTTATCTCGACACGCCTATGCTGAGTCACTTCCAGAATGTGCTCAAACGAGGAGGCGTCATTGGCGGTACTTCGGCAGGTGCCTCGATTCAAGGGAGCTATCTCGTACGGGGTAATCCGGAAGGAAATCGAGAGATCAGTGCCGAAGGTTATGAACGTGGCTTTGGTTTTCTCCCTGGCGTAGCGATCGATCAACATTTTTCCGAGCGACAGCGACTGGCCGATCTTGTCAGTCTCAAGACCCGCTACCCGGAACTGGTGGCCATGGGGATTGATGAATCGACAGCAGTGATCGTTAAAGGGACACAACTCGAAGTCATCGGGAAGCAGACAGTAACGATTCTCGACCGAACTGAGTTCGACCGGACTGGGCCTCATGATCCATCCGGCAGCGAACGGAAACTTGAACCCGCTGTCGTCCGCTCAGGGGAAGCCTATGATTTCGTCAGCCAGAAACGAATCGCTATCGCAGACAAGTCCGCTCAGATCGATTCTCCTGCCGTCACGATCAATTCGAGCTCGATCAATGTGACAGAGAACAAATCATCCGAGGCTGTCGATCTTGAGAAAGATTTGGCCTTGCCAGCCACCGGCGACTCGCCTCCAGCACTCAAGCGACCCGCGATGCGCACATCAGCAGGCCAATAA
- a CDS encoding AAA family ATPase, giving the protein MPEDDSRLFDESLSRGVPKKFDPEENASEPKRESLNEERGSESDGSESDIECLRRLSQAWQRIRHELNQVIVGQNEVLEELFVAMLSSGHALLVGVPGLAKTLMVRSLAQTLDLTFGRIQFTPDLMPADITGTEVLQEDRQTGQRLFQFRPGPVFVNVLLADEINRTPPKTQAALLEAMQERQVTTGGQRHVLPNPFFVLATQNPIEQEGTYPLPEAQLDRFLLQIRVDYPDAEEEFEILRQTNRAEPRQVSQVISASEWSEFQGLVRRIPVADYVLEYAMRLCRATRPQDASATEQIRKYVQWGAGPRAGQALVMAAKARAAIHGQPVVGVEDLRALAPAVLRHRLLLRYTAEADSKSADDIVIELLDQIFSEEEPQPAVGGLWNVFRR; this is encoded by the coding sequence ATGCCTGAAGACGACTCGCGGTTGTTTGACGAGAGTTTGAGCCGGGGTGTCCCTAAGAAATTCGATCCAGAGGAAAATGCGTCTGAGCCTAAACGGGAATCGTTGAACGAAGAGCGAGGCTCAGAGTCAGATGGCTCAGAGTCAGATATCGAGTGCCTGCGTCGATTGTCACAGGCGTGGCAGCGCATCCGCCATGAATTGAATCAGGTGATTGTCGGGCAGAACGAGGTCCTTGAAGAACTGTTTGTGGCGATGCTCTCTTCGGGCCATGCCCTTCTGGTGGGCGTTCCCGGGCTGGCGAAGACGCTCATGGTGCGTTCTTTGGCCCAGACGCTGGATCTGACCTTTGGAAGAATTCAGTTCACACCGGATTTGATGCCAGCGGATATCACCGGGACAGAGGTGTTGCAGGAAGACAGGCAAACTGGCCAGAGGCTGTTTCAATTTCGACCCGGGCCGGTCTTCGTCAATGTTCTACTGGCCGATGAGATCAATCGCACTCCACCAAAGACCCAGGCTGCACTTCTGGAGGCAATGCAGGAGCGACAGGTCACAACAGGTGGCCAGCGGCACGTACTCCCCAATCCCTTTTTTGTGCTGGCGACACAAAACCCGATTGAACAGGAAGGCACGTATCCACTTCCCGAAGCACAGCTCGATCGATTTCTGCTGCAGATTCGTGTCGATTACCCGGATGCTGAAGAAGAGTTTGAAATTCTGAGGCAGACCAATCGGGCAGAACCTCGCCAGGTTTCCCAGGTGATTTCTGCCAGCGAATGGAGCGAGTTTCAGGGACTGGTGCGGCGGATTCCCGTGGCCGATTATGTGCTGGAATACGCCATGCGTTTATGTCGGGCGACCCGGCCTCAGGATGCGAGTGCAACGGAGCAGATAAGAAAGTATGTGCAATGGGGAGCCGGGCCAAGAGCCGGTCAAGCACTGGTGATGGCTGCCAAGGCCCGGGCTGCAATCCATGGGCAACCCGTCGTTGGTGTGGAAGATCTCAGGGCACTGGCACCAGCGGTTCTGCGTCATCGATTGCTGTTGCGTTACACTGCTGAGGCTGATTCAAAGAGTGCTGATGACATCGTCATTGAACTTCTGGATCAGATTTTTTCTGAGGAAGAGCCACAACCAGCAGTGGGCGGATTATGGAATGTTTTTAGGCGGTGA
- the rlmN gene encoding 23S rRNA (adenine(2503)-C(2))-methyltransferase RlmN codes for MLPRIYEKSPAELVQWCQEQGLPTYRAGQIQQQIFPNRATQFGEMTNLPAKLREQLAAAFTLFPSEVVAHQIAKDRTEKLLLQLHDGSLVECVLMREDDRRTICISTQVGCGMGCVFCASGLLGLKRNLTTGEILEQVLRLDRLLPADEKLTNVVVMGMGEPLANLKNLLPALDRLTADDGLGLGARRITVSTVGLPEKIRELAQTGHQFNLAVSLHAPEAELRTKLVPVNRNIGIEAVLEAADDYFAVTGRRVSYEYVLLGGINDLPEHARQLGHLLKSRIAHVNLIPMNGVKELPFAEPSAPQTGEFVTILESFGVPVTVRKRKGADIDAACGQLRMKREQQNLVVL; via the coding sequence ATGCTGCCTCGGATCTACGAAAAATCGCCCGCCGAACTTGTCCAGTGGTGCCAGGAACAAGGCTTGCCCACCTACCGTGCTGGCCAGATTCAGCAGCAGATCTTCCCGAATCGAGCCACACAATTTGGCGAGATGACCAACCTTCCCGCCAAACTGCGCGAACAATTGGCGGCCGCTTTCACTCTCTTCCCCAGCGAAGTCGTCGCCCATCAGATCGCCAAAGACCGCACGGAGAAACTGCTTCTTCAGCTCCACGACGGCTCCCTCGTCGAGTGTGTCCTCATGCGCGAAGACGACCGCCGCACCATCTGCATCAGTACCCAGGTCGGTTGCGGCATGGGCTGCGTCTTCTGCGCCAGCGGCCTCCTGGGCCTCAAGCGTAACCTCACCACGGGCGAAATCCTCGAACAGGTCCTTCGCCTCGACCGCCTTCTCCCCGCTGATGAAAAGCTCACTAACGTCGTCGTCATGGGCATGGGTGAACCGCTCGCCAACCTCAAAAACCTTCTCCCGGCTCTCGATCGCCTCACCGCCGATGATGGCCTGGGCCTGGGTGCGCGGCGTATCACCGTCTCGACGGTCGGCCTGCCCGAAAAAATTCGCGAGCTGGCCCAGACAGGCCATCAGTTCAACCTCGCTGTCTCACTCCACGCTCCCGAAGCCGAACTCCGCACCAAACTCGTCCCGGTCAATAGGAACATTGGCATTGAAGCTGTGCTGGAAGCGGCGGACGACTACTTCGCGGTCACTGGCCGCCGGGTGAGTTATGAATATGTCCTCCTGGGCGGGATCAACGATCTTCCCGAACACGCGAGGCAACTGGGCCATTTACTCAAATCGCGCATTGCCCACGTCAACCTGATCCCCATGAACGGCGTGAAAGAACTCCCCTTCGCCGAACCCTCCGCTCCCCAAACGGGCGAGTTCGTCACCATCCTGGAATCCTTCGGCGTCCCCGTCACCGTCAGGAAACGAAAAGGCGCCGACATCGACGCCGCCTGCGGCCAACTGAGAATGAAACGAGAACAACAAAACCTCGTCGTGCTGTAA